A window of the Chloroflexus sp. Y-396-1 genome harbors these coding sequences:
- a CDS encoding ArsA family ATPase, with translation MRTLIFTGKGGVGKTSVAAATALRAADRGLKTLVMSTDPAHSLADSLDLEGPLGPEPVRITNNLDALEVSIYHDIESNWGIVREHFAQLMAEQGVQGILADEMSVLPGMEEAFPLIRIKKHKERGDYDLLVIDCAPTGETLRLLSAPETFKWAINMLRGAERYVIKPLIRPMSKITPGLNKMVAPPEVYDAVDEMFRQMEGVTATLANPRETSIRLVMNPEKMVIKESQRALTYLSMYGMTVDMVVVNKILPLDQDSGYLNHWRDIQQRYLQDVEHSFVPLPIRRVPYYPEEVVGLEKLRQMGDDIYGDMDPTAVLYDRAPLEISKVGDKYYRVKIRLPFADVSQLDLYQNGDELVVQIGDFRRVITLPTSLAGLEAGQAEMEGEWLSVPFMAPQMAQR, from the coding sequence ATGCGCACTCTAATCTTTACCGGAAAAGGCGGCGTTGGCAAAACAAGCGTCGCAGCAGCAACAGCCCTCCGGGCTGCGGATCGTGGCTTAAAGACATTAGTCATGAGCACCGATCCGGCCCACTCACTGGCCGACTCACTCGATCTCGAAGGGCCTCTCGGCCCTGAACCAGTCCGCATTACCAACAATCTCGATGCGCTTGAAGTGAGCATTTATCACGACATCGAGAGCAACTGGGGTATCGTGCGCGAGCATTTCGCGCAGTTAATGGCCGAGCAGGGCGTGCAGGGCATCCTGGCCGACGAAATGAGCGTCCTGCCCGGAATGGAAGAGGCCTTCCCACTCATTCGGATTAAGAAGCACAAAGAGCGCGGCGATTACGATCTGCTAGTCATTGATTGTGCTCCTACCGGCGAAACGTTGCGCCTGCTATCAGCGCCCGAAACGTTCAAGTGGGCAATCAATATGTTACGTGGCGCTGAGCGCTATGTGATTAAGCCATTGATCCGTCCGATGAGTAAGATCACCCCTGGCCTCAACAAGATGGTTGCGCCACCCGAAGTGTACGACGCTGTCGATGAGATGTTCCGCCAGATGGAAGGGGTCACGGCAACACTGGCCAATCCACGCGAGACGTCGATCCGGCTGGTGATGAACCCAGAAAAGATGGTAATTAAAGAGAGCCAGCGTGCGTTGACCTATCTATCAATGTACGGCATGACTGTAGACATGGTTGTTGTCAACAAGATACTGCCGCTCGACCAGGATAGCGGCTATTTGAACCACTGGCGTGACATTCAGCAGCGTTATTTGCAAGATGTCGAACACTCGTTTGTGCCATTACCAATCCGACGGGTGCCGTATTATCCCGAAGAGGTGGTCGGATTGGAGAAGCTACGCCAGATGGGTGATGACATCTACGGTGATATGGATCCAACCGCCGTGCTCTACGACCGGGCACCGCTGGAAATCAGCAAAGTAGGCGATAAATATTACCGGGTGAAAATTCGATTGCCCTTTGCCGATGTGTCACAGCTTGATCTGTATCAGAACGGTGATGAATTGGTGGTGCAGATCGGTGACTTTCGGCGGGTGATTACGCTGCCGACCAGTCTGGCCGGTCTTGAAGCCGGTCAGGCAGAGATGGAGGGCGAATGGTTAAGCGTGCCCTTCATGGCGCCCCAGATGGCGCAACGTTGA
- a CDS encoding globin, translating into MSEPTIYEQIGGEATFRRIVDIFYARVEADPRLRHLFPRDLEPGKEYQRLFLMQYFGGPRTYSERRGHPRLRMRHAPFPIGPRERDAWLEHMLAALVEAGVPEPARSVMETYFRHAAQAMMNQIGNE; encoded by the coding sequence ATGAGCGAACCAACTATTTACGAACAGATTGGCGGCGAAGCGACGTTTCGTCGGATTGTTGATATTTTTTATGCGCGCGTTGAGGCCGATCCGCGGCTACGTCATCTCTTTCCACGTGATCTCGAACCGGGGAAAGAGTACCAACGGCTCTTCCTTATGCAGTACTTTGGGGGGCCACGTACCTATAGCGAACGACGTGGGCATCCGCGCCTGCGTATGCGGCATGCACCGTTCCCAATCGGACCGCGCGAACGTGATGCGTGGCTTGAACACATGTTAGCTGCCCTCGTCGAGGCCGGTGTTCCTGAACCGGCGCGTTCGGTGATGGAAACGTATTTTCGCCATGCAGCTCAGGCAATGATGAATCAGATAGGGAACGAGTGA
- the jag gene encoding RNA-binding cell elongation regulator Jag/EloR, with translation MKRIEISARTVAEAVELALAQLGRDRDEVAIEVLDPGENGDEALVRVTVVEDEEETPSIEKVSEIAQRILEDLLERMDIQAYVTAVISHTTGPQGEPEATITLHVEGADEEAMGLLIGRRGETLRSLQFLLNLLVSRRIQKWPQLVVDVGNYRQRRQESLESLARRMAERVRQTGRPIMLEPMAAYERRIVHLALRNDKTIYTESSGEGENRKIVIYPAKHS, from the coding sequence ATGAAGCGCATCGAGATCAGCGCACGCACCGTCGCCGAAGCCGTGGAGCTGGCGCTGGCCCAATTGGGCCGCGACCGTGATGAAGTGGCGATTGAGGTGCTAGATCCGGGCGAAAACGGTGATGAAGCATTGGTGCGCGTCACCGTCGTCGAAGATGAGGAAGAGACGCCGTCAATTGAAAAGGTCAGTGAAATTGCCCAGCGCATTCTCGAAGATCTCCTCGAACGCATGGATATTCAGGCATACGTGACGGCGGTGATTTCACACACAACCGGACCACAAGGCGAACCTGAAGCAACAATTACGCTGCATGTCGAAGGTGCTGACGAAGAGGCAATGGGATTGTTAATCGGGCGACGCGGCGAAACGCTCCGCTCATTGCAATTCTTGCTTAATCTTCTCGTCAGTCGCCGAATTCAGAAATGGCCACAACTGGTCGTCGATGTGGGCAATTATCGTCAACGTCGCCAAGAGTCGCTAGAGAGCCTGGCTCGGCGTATGGCTGAGCGGGTTCGGCAGACTGGACGACCGATTATGCTAGAACCGATGGCAGCATACGAGCGACGCATTGTCCATCTCGCTCTGCGTAATGACAAGACGATCTATACCGAAAGCTCAGGCGAGGGCGAAAACCGAAAGATCGTGATCTATCCGGCCAAACATTCGTAA
- a CDS encoding YidC/Oxa1 family membrane protein insertase produces the protein MNIWSAFVGLLEQLLLFFSSLTGNMALGIVLFTIAARLFILPLTLSSLRSSRRMQEVQPILKEIQRKYGKDPQRLQEETLRVYREHKINPVGGCLPLLLQLPIFFGVYQAVYHLMVPEQRVNLSAAAAEMLKDERLAQILAAPFFGMDLGVPAFGPNGFAGFAYLILPVLSIVLQLVQQLMATPRVQDPQQKAFTQAMLIMPFVFGYIAFTFPTGAVLYWVVSSVIGVIQQYFTSGWGSLANYLRFLPPDNRPIPSLTLAPSPAGNTTEPQSETPKVDFWSVMRPLIEAPVEGNDSTGTEQRTVRQHPNPRRRR, from the coding sequence ATGAATATCTGGTCGGCATTTGTTGGATTGCTTGAACAATTACTGCTCTTCTTCTCGTCACTGACGGGAAATATGGCGCTGGGGATTGTGCTCTTCACGATTGCGGCTCGTCTTTTCATCTTACCGCTTACCCTTAGCTCACTCCGTTCGAGCCGCCGCATGCAAGAGGTGCAGCCGATCCTGAAAGAGATTCAGCGCAAGTACGGGAAAGACCCGCAACGGCTGCAAGAAGAGACTCTGCGAGTGTATCGCGAACATAAAATTAATCCGGTCGGGGGATGTTTACCCCTCTTACTACAATTACCGATTTTCTTCGGTGTGTATCAGGCGGTCTACCACCTGATGGTGCCTGAACAGCGTGTGAACTTGAGTGCCGCTGCCGCCGAGATGCTCAAAGATGAACGACTGGCCCAAATCCTGGCTGCCCCTTTCTTTGGTATGGATTTGGGTGTACCAGCGTTTGGCCCCAATGGATTTGCCGGTTTTGCTTACCTGATTTTGCCGGTTCTTTCAATTGTCTTGCAGTTAGTGCAACAATTGATGGCAACTCCGCGAGTGCAAGACCCCCAGCAAAAAGCCTTTACACAGGCAATGTTGATTATGCCGTTCGTGTTCGGTTATATCGCTTTTACCTTCCCTACCGGTGCTGTGTTGTACTGGGTGGTAAGCAGTGTGATTGGCGTTATTCAACAGTACTTTACGTCAGGGTGGGGATCACTTGCCAACTATCTGCGCTTCCTCCCTCCCGATAACCGGCCAATCCCGTCATTGACCCTTGCCCCATCGCCTGCCGGTAATACAACCGAACCCCAGTCTGAAACTCCGAAGGTTGATTTTTGGTCGGTGATGCGACCACTCATAGAAGCGCCAGTAGAAGGGAACGATTCCACCGGTACTGAACAGCGCACTGTACGTCAACATCCTAATCCACGTCGCCGTCGTTAG
- the rnpA gene encoding ribonuclease P protein component, with the protein MRRANRLRRPEHFRRVRREGRIFTSRWLLLSVAPTRRQILRCGFVVGRQIGGAVQRNRARRRIREAVRLLLPTLSPGYDLVFTVRTPEVIDAPFSQLQNDIVSLLRQAGLLPTPVDETQISASHTSNPQHERGSQ; encoded by the coding sequence ATGCGACGTGCAAACCGGTTGCGCCGTCCCGAACATTTTCGTCGAGTGCGTCGGGAAGGGCGTATATTCACATCACGCTGGCTCCTCCTTTCCGTTGCGCCAACTCGACGGCAAATCCTCCGCTGCGGATTCGTCGTCGGTCGTCAGATCGGAGGTGCTGTGCAACGCAACCGCGCCCGTCGCCGTATCCGAGAAGCCGTTCGCCTTCTTCTGCCCACATTATCACCAGGCTACGATCTTGTATTCACTGTGCGCACACCAGAGGTGATCGACGCGCCATTTAGTCAGTTGCAAAACGATATTGTCTCACTGCTCCGGCAAGCTGGCCTCTTGCCGACACCGGTTGACGAAACACAAATATCGGCTTCACATACTTCAAATCCGCAACACGAACGAGGATCACAATGA
- the rpmH gene encoding 50S ribosomal protein L34, with translation MPKRTWQPKRIPRRRKHGFRARMATKDGREVLRRRRLKGRWKLTVSDERRAVRRGHR, from the coding sequence ATGCCGAAACGAACATGGCAACCAAAGCGCATTCCACGTCGCCGCAAACACGGCTTCCGAGCGCGTATGGCAACCAAAGATGGGCGTGAAGTACTTCGTCGTCGGCGTCTGAAAGGGCGCTGGAAATTGACCGTCAGCGATGAGCGGCGAGCTGTACGCCGCGGGCACCGCTAA
- a CDS encoding S1 RNA-binding domain-containing protein yields the protein MTDQVRNEEVNADESSAAPRAVASAPEVDTAEVTTATPEQPTEQAAITEATTPSVTSESTATDSEATGASFTPVSDDQPQKPRRLKDLQPGMELEGKVTSIALYGVFVDIGVGRDGLVHISEMSDRRIETPSDVVQIGDTVKVWVKSIDPEARRISLTMRNPARAETPRRARQSQPQPQPPRRQEIDREKLAALRVGDVVEGVITGFAPFGAFADIGVGKDGLIHVSELAEGRVEKPEDAVKIGERYQFKILEIDGEAARISLSLRRALRTQRMQQLEPGQILEGTVSGIAPFGAFVDIGVGRDGLVHISALAPHRVAKVEDVVKVGDKVTVKVLGIDQQSKRISLTMRLEEEQPTTETSTSETTETSAETPTPRSSRSNIERFAAAVQAARERSERGERGERGERRERSERRERRERRAAQPQPTSDTYVVGEDDNDETFEGNATIEDLLMKFGGSSNRRDRDRDRDRRRRDYEDDEDEMERPTNRRQRDVIRRTLEQIGHEE from the coding sequence ATGACGGATCAGGTTCGTAACGAAGAGGTTAACGCGGATGAGTCGTCCGCAGCACCTCGTGCGGTAGCCAGTGCACCAGAGGTTGATACGGCTGAGGTAACCACTGCTACTCCGGAACAACCGACAGAGCAGGCTGCTATTACCGAAGCGACCACTCCTTCAGTGACAAGCGAGAGCACTGCAACCGATTCGGAAGCAACTGGCGCTAGCTTCACGCCGGTCAGTGATGATCAACCCCAAAAGCCACGACGGCTGAAGGATCTTCAGCCTGGCATGGAGCTGGAAGGTAAAGTGACATCGATTGCACTTTACGGGGTATTTGTCGATATCGGCGTTGGTCGCGATGGTCTGGTTCATATTTCTGAAATGAGCGACCGTCGCATCGAGACACCCTCAGACGTAGTTCAAATCGGTGATACGGTCAAGGTGTGGGTCAAGAGTATCGATCCCGAAGCACGCCGCATTAGTCTGACAATGCGTAATCCTGCGCGTGCTGAAACACCTCGGCGCGCACGCCAGTCGCAACCCCAACCTCAGCCGCCGCGCCGTCAAGAGATTGACCGTGAAAAACTGGCTGCACTGCGCGTCGGTGATGTGGTCGAAGGCGTAATTACCGGCTTTGCTCCTTTCGGCGCTTTTGCCGACATTGGAGTTGGTAAGGACGGTTTGATCCACGTGAGCGAGCTGGCCGAAGGTCGGGTCGAGAAGCCAGAAGATGCTGTAAAGATCGGTGAGCGCTATCAGTTCAAGATTCTTGAGATCGATGGCGAGGCTGCTCGTATTAGCCTGAGCCTACGACGAGCATTGCGCACCCAACGCATGCAGCAGCTCGAACCCGGCCAGATCCTCGAAGGTACGGTCAGTGGCATCGCCCCATTTGGTGCATTCGTCGATATTGGAGTCGGGCGCGATGGCCTCGTACATATCTCGGCCCTCGCCCCACATCGCGTGGCCAAAGTGGAAGATGTGGTGAAAGTCGGCGATAAGGTGACTGTGAAGGTGCTTGGAATTGATCAGCAGAGCAAGCGCATAAGCTTGACGATGCGGCTTGAAGAAGAGCAGCCTACGACGGAAACGTCTACCTCCGAGACAACAGAAACATCTGCCGAAACACCAACCCCACGCAGCAGTCGTAGTAACATAGAGCGCTTCGCCGCCGCAGTCCAGGCAGCGCGTGAACGCAGTGAGCGCGGTGAACGCGGTGAGCGCGGTGAGCGTCGGGAACGCAGTGAACGCCGTGAGCGTCGGGAACGCCGTGCAGCACAACCACAACCGACGTCTGATACCTATGTTGTCGGCGAAGACGATAATGACGAGACATTTGAAGGAAATGCCACGATTGAAGACCTGCTGATGAAGTTCGGCGGTTCGAGTAATCGTCGCGACCGCGACCGTGACCGAGATCGCCGCCGCCGCGATTACGAAGATGACGAAGATGAGATGGAGCGTCCGACGAACCGACGCCAACGCGATGTGATCCGCCGAACACTTGAGCAAATCGGTCATGAAGAATAA
- a CDS encoding putative cobaltochelatase: MNITSFPQRPVYPFSAIVGQERLKRALILNAINSRIGGVLIRGEKGTAKSTAVRALTRLLPSIKVVVDCPYSCDPDAPATLCADCQARLAQGPLPTIVRPIRLVELPVSASEDRVVGSLDLEHAITEGQRRFEPGLLAQVNRGVLYVDEVNLLDDHLVDLLLDAAAMGVNTVEREGVSVSHPARFILVGTMNPEEGELRPQLLDRFGLAVEVVGLTDVNDRVAVIERRMAYEADPVGFIQQWQAAEEALAQRIAKARVLLPQVRIDRTDMAVVASLCIEMGVDGHRADLTILETARTHAAWSGRQTLTAEDIRLAAELALPHRMRRQPFGEVKLDEQRLASILDRYGKRTEEVSVSTEVKKNPDLTDIGDSNDEGGNENGGGSATIPVGGNGLPEASAPVSEQQTGGKEYRAGEIFKPRRLEATPDRLQRRAPGRRSRSRTTRKQGRYITSRRAARVTDLALDATLREAAIYQRKRRTELMHSTGMPHRRRPKIVIKRSDLRQKVRVRRTRNAVCFVVDASWSMAAEERMQATKAAVLSLLRDAYQRRDQVGLVSFQRDYARVLLPLTNSVELAQRRLQSMPTGGKTPLSRGMLTAFELLERARRRDAEVVPLMVLLTDGQANVSISDLPPQQEAYRIAEMIAAHQIHAIVIDTEHPHFERGLSRRLAEHLRGVYYRLEDLHDDGLVRAVRQQMKS, translated from the coding sequence GTGAATATCACAAGTTTTCCGCAACGACCAGTTTATCCTTTCTCAGCCATTGTTGGTCAAGAGCGTTTGAAACGCGCCCTTATTTTGAACGCGATCAATTCGCGAATCGGCGGCGTGCTGATACGTGGCGAGAAAGGGACAGCAAAATCAACCGCAGTCCGCGCCTTGACACGGCTTTTGCCGTCAATTAAGGTCGTCGTCGATTGCCCCTACAGTTGCGATCCTGATGCCCCGGCAACACTGTGCGCTGATTGCCAGGCCCGACTGGCGCAGGGGCCATTGCCGACGATAGTACGTCCGATTCGGCTGGTTGAACTACCGGTTTCAGCTTCAGAAGATCGGGTGGTCGGTTCGCTCGATCTCGAACACGCGATAACCGAAGGACAACGCCGCTTTGAACCCGGTCTCCTTGCCCAGGTTAATCGCGGTGTACTCTACGTGGATGAAGTGAACCTGCTTGATGATCACCTGGTCGATCTCTTGCTCGATGCGGCTGCAATGGGGGTCAATACCGTCGAGCGTGAAGGAGTGAGTGTCTCACATCCGGCCCGCTTTATCCTGGTCGGGACGATGAATCCCGAAGAAGGTGAGTTGCGACCGCAACTCCTTGATCGCTTCGGCCTAGCCGTCGAAGTTGTTGGGCTAACCGATGTGAACGACCGAGTTGCCGTTATCGAGCGACGTATGGCCTATGAAGCTGATCCGGTCGGGTTCATCCAGCAATGGCAGGCTGCCGAAGAAGCGCTGGCGCAGCGCATTGCCAAGGCTCGTGTGCTATTACCCCAGGTGCGCATTGATCGCACCGATATGGCAGTGGTTGCCAGTTTGTGCATCGAAATGGGGGTTGATGGGCATCGCGCAGATCTGACGATTCTCGAAACAGCCCGTACCCATGCGGCCTGGAGTGGTCGCCAAACACTGACGGCTGAAGACATCCGCCTGGCTGCTGAGCTGGCGCTACCGCACCGTATGCGCCGCCAACCGTTTGGTGAGGTGAAGCTCGACGAGCAGCGGCTGGCGAGCATTCTTGATCGGTATGGGAAGCGTACTGAAGAAGTCAGTGTTTCAACTGAGGTAAAAAAAAACCCTGATCTGACCGATATAGGTGACAGCAACGATGAGGGTGGGAACGAGAACGGTGGCGGTAGTGCGACCATACCGGTCGGTGGCAACGGTCTACCAGAAGCCTCAGCGCCGGTCAGTGAACAACAGACTGGTGGAAAAGAGTACCGTGCCGGTGAAATCTTCAAGCCGCGCCGTCTGGAAGCAACACCTGACCGCCTCCAGCGCCGTGCGCCAGGCCGGCGTTCTCGCTCGCGTACAACTCGGAAGCAGGGACGTTACATTACCAGCCGCCGTGCAGCCAGAGTTACCGATCTGGCCCTGGATGCAACCCTCCGTGAAGCGGCTATCTACCAGCGGAAACGTCGCACCGAGCTGATGCACTCAACAGGAATGCCACATCGTCGTCGACCAAAAATCGTTATTAAACGCAGCGATCTTCGCCAGAAAGTTCGTGTGCGGCGCACGCGGAATGCGGTTTGCTTCGTTGTCGATGCTAGTTGGAGCATGGCAGCCGAAGAACGGATGCAGGCAACGAAAGCGGCTGTGCTCTCCCTGCTCCGTGATGCGTATCAACGCCGCGATCAGGTTGGCCTGGTCAGTTTCCAGCGTGATTACGCCCGTGTGCTGCTACCCCTGACAAATAGTGTTGAGCTGGCACAGCGTCGCTTGCAATCAATGCCTACCGGAGGTAAAACCCCTCTCTCGCGGGGGATGCTGACCGCGTTTGAACTACTCGAACGGGCACGTCGGCGAGATGCAGAAGTTGTACCGCTGATGGTGCTTTTAACCGATGGTCAGGCCAACGTCTCGATCTCCGATCTGCCCCCGCAACAAGAGGCGTATCGGATCGCCGAGATGATCGCTGCCCATCAGATACACGCAATTGTTATCGATACCGAGCATCCGCATTTTGAACGCGGCCTGTCTCGTCGATTGGCCGAACATCTGCGCGGGGTGTACTATCGGTTAGAGGATCTGCATGACGACGGTCTAGTACGGGCCGTGCGACAGCAGATGAAATCATAA
- a CDS encoding rod shape-determining protein, whose product MGFNPFNTIFGAFSRDLGIDLGTANTLVHVRGKGIVISEPSVVAIDTRTKKVHAVGAEAKAMVGKTPANIVAVRPLKDGVIADFDVVEQMLAYFIKKAHAYAAIPLVDPRPRVVVGVPLGVTEVEKRAAREAALNAKAREAYVVEEPMAAAIGAGLPVEEPIGSMIVDIGGGTTEIAVIALGGIVINHSIRIAGDEIDEAIIQFARREYNLLIGERMAEKAKIAAGSAYPLDEEIKVVLRGRDLLTGLPKAIEVSSVELREGIAGPVNAIVAEVRAALEETPPELVADIMEHGIMLAGGGSLLHGLDKRIAAETRMPVHIAQDPLSCVARGAGKMVEHFDNGVYQDILMRAQASRRVRR is encoded by the coding sequence GTGGGCTTCAACCCCTTTAATACAATTTTTGGTGCCTTTAGCCGTGATCTGGGTATTGATCTTGGTACGGCCAACACCCTGGTTCATGTGCGTGGCAAAGGTATCGTTATCAGTGAACCATCGGTCGTCGCGATTGATACTCGCACAAAAAAGGTGCACGCGGTTGGGGCCGAAGCCAAGGCTATGGTGGGGAAGACACCGGCCAATATTGTTGCTGTGCGACCACTGAAAGATGGGGTTATCGCCGATTTTGATGTGGTCGAGCAGATGCTGGCCTACTTTATTAAAAAGGCTCATGCCTATGCTGCAATACCTCTCGTCGATCCTCGACCGCGGGTCGTGGTTGGTGTGCCGTTGGGTGTCACAGAGGTAGAAAAGCGCGCAGCACGAGAAGCCGCGTTGAATGCGAAAGCGCGTGAGGCCTATGTGGTCGAGGAGCCAATGGCGGCGGCTATCGGCGCCGGTCTGCCGGTGGAGGAACCGATTGGTTCGATGATCGTTGACATCGGTGGTGGTACGACAGAGATTGCCGTCATTGCATTGGGTGGGATTGTGATAAATCATTCGATCAGGATCGCCGGTGACGAGATTGACGAAGCGATTATTCAGTTTGCGCGCCGGGAATACAATTTGTTGATCGGTGAGCGGATGGCCGAGAAAGCGAAGATTGCCGCCGGTTCGGCTTACCCCCTCGATGAAGAGATCAAAGTTGTTTTGCGGGGCCGTGATCTCCTCACCGGTTTGCCGAAGGCAATAGAGGTCAGCTCGGTTGAGCTACGTGAGGGTATTGCTGGGCCGGTGAATGCGATTGTTGCTGAAGTGCGGGCGGCGCTTGAAGAGACACCACCTGAGCTAGTTGCGGACATTATGGAACACGGCATTATGCTGGCCGGTGGTGGTTCGTTGCTGCACGGCCTCGACAAGCGAATTGCTGCCGAGACCCGTATGCCGGTACATATTGCCCAAGATCCGCTGTCGTGTGTAGCGCGTGGTGCCGGTAAAATGGTTGAACACTTTGATAACGGAGTTTACCAGGATATTTTGATGCGCGCTCAGGCCTCTCGTCGGGTGCGGAGATAG
- the mreC gene encoding rod shape-determining protein MreC, with protein MRDFLDERPLKLRREPAGDRGYWRVIALALVLLLVSVLMLVLDRQGIITPAHLRLREVLQPLASWLTERRTDLVSWWSTPRDVATMQARIAELEAENARLAAEVLRLKQVQVENSFLRQQLAITRSYPWTILGAEVMVLAPDAARRVLTIARGAEDGVRVGMAVISQQPGGPAALIGVVEAVGPRTADVLMITDISSQLSVRLLQADSAPLGLMQGQWQRGSRLRVELIDRSLAMREGDHVVTAGISGALDLPLDLAAMPQAVPIGVIEAVRQEGQRQIGEIRPFVAPDQVRYVWVIISQDG; from the coding sequence ATGCGCGATTTTCTTGATGAACGACCGTTAAAGTTACGTCGCGAGCCGGCCGGTGATCGAGGTTACTGGCGCGTGATTGCACTGGCACTGGTGTTATTGCTGGTAAGTGTGCTGATGTTAGTGCTAGATCGGCAAGGCATTATTACGCCAGCCCACCTCCGGCTTCGTGAGGTGTTGCAACCATTGGCTTCCTGGTTGACGGAACGACGGACCGATCTTGTGTCGTGGTGGTCAACTCCGCGTGATGTGGCAACGATGCAGGCCAGAATTGCCGAACTGGAAGCCGAAAACGCTCGTCTAGCTGCTGAAGTACTGCGGCTCAAACAGGTTCAGGTTGAGAATAGTTTCTTACGACAGCAACTTGCGATTACTCGTTCGTATCCGTGGACAATTCTCGGTGCTGAGGTGATGGTGCTCGCACCTGATGCGGCTCGTCGCGTATTGACCATTGCACGTGGGGCCGAGGATGGGGTGCGAGTGGGGATGGCAGTGATAAGCCAGCAGCCAGGTGGGCCAGCAGCGTTGATTGGCGTTGTCGAGGCAGTGGGGCCGCGTACCGCTGATGTACTAATGATTACCGATATTAGCAGTCAGCTCAGCGTACGCTTGTTGCAAGCCGATTCGGCACCGCTTGGGTTGATGCAGGGGCAGTGGCAGCGTGGTTCACGTTTGCGTGTCGAGCTGATTGATCGCAGTCTGGCGATGCGCGAGGGTGATCATGTTGTAACGGCTGGAATCAGTGGAGCGCTCGATTTGCCGCTCGATCTGGCAGCAATGCCGCAAGCGGTACCGATTGGTGTGATCGAAGCGGTACGACAAGAAGGACAACGCCAGATTGGTGAGATTCGACCGTTTGTTGCTCCGGATCAGGTACGTTACGTGTGGGTAATAATCAGTCAAGACGGATAG
- a CDS encoding rod shape-determining protein MreD encodes MGNNQSRRIEERLARESGLVLILLLLALIQVTLLTAPTGFCIPLLLVLAIGRALVGAGTAEPVRGFMRGLWWAFYSGIALDLLGSMPFGSHAIAHLVAVLVVGLSTRRFAVERPLVSLLAVACGTLIYEAVLWLTVLPSGSDWQAYVRVVMLPSLLLALIPTLPTVALLYRLVRTV; translated from the coding sequence GTGGGTAATAATCAGTCAAGACGGATAGAAGAACGACTGGCACGCGAGTCAGGGCTGGTTCTCATTCTGCTGCTCCTTGCTCTGATCCAGGTGACCCTGTTAACTGCTCCCACCGGCTTTTGTATTCCTCTCCTGCTGGTCCTGGCGATTGGGCGAGCACTGGTCGGAGCAGGAACAGCGGAACCGGTTCGGGGGTTCATGCGTGGTTTGTGGTGGGCCTTTTACAGTGGGATTGCGTTGGATTTGTTGGGGTCAATGCCGTTTGGCAGTCATGCCATTGCTCATCTGGTGGCTGTGTTGGTTGTTGGCCTTTCTACCCGCCGGTTTGCAGTTGAACGCCCGCTGGTGTCGTTGTTGGCAGTCGCATGTGGTACCCTGATTTACGAGGCTGTCCTCTGGCTTACGGTACTACCGTCTGGTAGTGACTGGCAGGCGTATGTGCGGGTGGTGATGTTGCCTTCGCTCCTTCTAGCCCTGATACCAACGCTACCTACCGTCGCTCTGCTCTACCGCCTGGTGCGGACGGTGTAA